The DNA sequence GATGTGTGGGTTATTACACATAGGTTTAGTGCTAGTGCTTTGGTCTTTGTGACTGCTAATTGGATGGTCAAGCCTAAAATAGTTTCGATGTTGAAAATGTACGACAGGATATTGTTAGAGTCCAAGGAGCTTTCATGGAATTTAAACCCAGTAAAAAATTATAAGCCATTCATAGTTCCTCTGTCTAAAAAGTTTTACAATTTCTTTTTTAAAATATATACCTtgcttaaatatatatatatttagatatTACAATACATGATAATCTAATGCACATCTCACAAGGTAGTCAAATATTCAAAAAATGTTTAGTTACCTATGTTCCCTAAATTAGTTTAGTATCAGTATAGGTTGTTTTAAATAGAATGACAACAATGACAACGGAGCATTTAAGCTTTGAAACCAATACATACATTTTCCACATCATCGTGAAGGGTTTTCATCAACAATAATCTAGTCTCTCTACATTAGGGGTGGCAAAAATCGACACGACCCGAAACTCGACATGAAAAAATACGTTGGGGTTTTTTGATTTTGGGTCGGGTTCGGTTGACATAAAACTAACCcgaaaaaattatatatatatatacatacatgtttAACACATACTATCATTCAACTTATCAAGGCCATGTTTTTAGGTCCAACAAAGAGCTCAGTGACATTTGAAATGCACCTTAAGTCACGTGTGAAATCAATCTCAATCAAAACCTTATCTTAATTTCACAGCCGCTCATCATCTTCTATTCACTTGTACATTAAAAAACTTGTGTCCACGTTTTTTAGATACTTAAATAGATTGTAATAATTTTGGTCAAGAAATTCTGTACATATTATGGATATTGGATCTTGACATCGGAACTTAACATGATTGTTAAGAAATTTTGTACATATTATGAATTTGATGCAATTCCAACTCATTTTGATACTCTTTGTGCCCCAAAATAAGAGTCGCTTTGACTTTCTACACTTAATTTAAGTCACATGAAAAAGATACTtctacatttttttaaaaaaattcctttttcgaattaaaaattaacatctatattattatttagaatgagaaaattttgaaaatgacATACGGAAGTACCTTTTTCTTACATCTCAAAATACTTGTTACTCCCTCCGTCACCTCCGTCCCTTTGATTTGTTAACATTTGGAATGAAGtgttcgacacgcattttaaggctcGTAACTACTATagttacataatttttttttaatttttttttcttctgaataaatattaaatgtttaaaattttattcaaaaaaagaaaatgTTCAAAATAAGCTATACAACTATACTAGATAAGAGccttaaaatgtgtgtcgaaCACTTTATTTCAAATGTTAACAACTCAAAGGGACAAAGGGAGTAAAAGTCAAAACAAATCTTATTTTGGGACATAGTTAGTATAAGCTTAAATTTGAGAATCTAAATAACAGCTCAATTCTTATCATTTGAAATGAATTTCAAGTTCCTAAATCCCAAACCCAAtcttaaattattttcaaagcatATAGAATTGGTCGGTTTGATACTTCAATTATATGTGGTTGCAGAAGTTATTGAATAAAAGATGTGCTGAAAatatattttgatataaaacgTATATAATTGGTCAGTTTGACTGAATTAGTTCTGAAAAAATGGTTTTATATTTCTTTTCGGTTTGTTACAAAAAATCAGAACCCAATCACCTATAATTTTGAATCAAACTGAAATTATGTGGTTCAGTTTGATTTTCCGGAATCATTCGGTTTTTCTCAGCCCTGTATCATATCATATCGATGTTCACTAGCTCTCTCGTTGCACTGGCAACCCTTGCTAATCTGTACATTCAACTTTGAAGAATTTTACTATATACTATTCCGGAGTTAAAATTAGTATTTACCCTCTTTACAGTTCTGGGACAAATAAAAATATCATAGTAATCCTTCATTATAAGAATGAAGTAGTAATATTTGTTTTCATAAAAGGTAACCAAGCCTTGTTAGTTACGTAGATATGCATCTACTATGCTAATATAGTATGGATAAAATGGTAGTAACTTTATtgtattccaaataatattctaaTATGCTGAAGCCTAGATGAATAAAATAGCCAGTTGCTTAAAGTTTgtgaatttaattattaatattattatcaGTATTTACTTCGGCATTTTCTCTTTTCTAGACAATAAGTGATTAATGtttttcaaatatatttttttagatGGCATCTGGAAGTATATGGCGCACGGACAAAAGAACAATGGTGTGCTTTGAAGCTTCTCGGAGCCTTTCTCAAATGTCTGTTGGCGTATGAACTTGACCTGGTCAATGTACTATATCTAGTTTCTTCTCACCCTTGTTTAACAGTAATCGTGATATAGGAGTTCCATATGTTCTGGTGTTGTTTATACATCAAAATGCTTTCTATGTATTGTGATGTTGTGTTTCAATTGGTATCTGCCTAAGTATTATTATCCTTGGTTTCTTATGCCCCTTTTTCTGTGCTTGAGAAAGTGGATAATACTGAGTCATGTTTAGGATTGCAGCGGTATCACGTTCTTCACTCAGTGGGCAGTTGATGGAAGAAATAAAAGTGTTGTAATGATCAAAAAATAATTGAACAAAAAAAAAGGTCATTACAGCATTGGGAATTCATAATTACAAATTGTATAAGACGAGTGTTTGTGTAGATGTTGGCGGGTCTCAGGAATGTTTTAATGTTCTTTTGTCACGGGAGAACAACCCCCGGGCTCGCAAACTCAACCACCGTACTATATGCTTAGAAGCCAGTGTGCCCCTTCTTATGATGCCGCTACTGCGTTTAGTTTAACTCTGTGCATCGGATTAGATTAATGGTGCTACTGAGAAGTGAGAAAGCCATTAATGTTTAACGTAAGTGAGGGTAAGGTAGAAAGCGTGGAGCAAATAAGACAGTACAATCTTTTTAGTAGAAATGGAGAACTTTTAAGAGTTCTACACACATTAGTACAAAGTTTTAATCCTTTAAAACCAATTTCGTTGTTTTAACTGAATGAAGGATtatgtttcaaaaaaaaagaaaactgAACGAAGGATTAGATTGTAATCACCAATTTAAGTGTTTAGCAGTTTACATATACCTTGTGGAGAACGTAGTTGGAGTAGTTACCGGATTGAATTAAACATCAGTAGTATTTCCGAGCAAGAAATATGAGATCAACAATTAATATGAAAACCAAATATATCATACCAAAATGGTAGAGTTGGTTGTAGGCTTAATCAAACGTAGCAGGCACTGGAATTCTATTACAAACTGCAGTTTGGTGTCTCAGTGAAGTGGAGAGTTAAGACCCTCCTGAGAAGATAAAGAATGTAAAGCTTGATGCCTCAGTGAAGGAAAAGTCTGCGTTTTCCTAAATGAAGCCCTCTTGTGGAGATGTTCAATTCTATTGTTAGCATAAAGCTTTCGTAACATGGGAAGAACACTTTCTTTAAATTTGAGAATGGCAAAGAAGAGAAGCCTGCAGAGTATCAGCATTCCTACAACAACTGCTAGATCCCACCATTTCGAGTGTTTTAAAGATACGCCCAGCATTGATTTGAGGATGTTTTCGCCCTTCAGCTTCGGTTCACCTGGCTCACTAGGCTCAAACTCGAGGCCAATCATATCATTCTTGAATGCACCCTGCATAATTGGATACAGACATCAGTAGTTTCAACAGTTTCGCATACATTTTCAGATCAAAGAAGAAAGCCTATGATGATTTAAGTGTTATAGCGACAGGATGTACCTGTAATGCCCATGCCATGTAATTGATATACGAGATTGGGTACTGCCAGAAAAGAACAGGAAGATCAGGCATGAGCCTGAAGAATCCTGCATCCATCATCATGATTCCCTAGGACATGAAAAAAGTTAGAGCCAAGTATAATCATGAATGCCTGATTTATATACAAAAGAGAAGTGAAGTCTTACTATAAGTCCAGCACCAGCTATAATACCCATCAAGAAATTAGGCACCAATGAAGCCACAATCATCATGTAACTCTCAACAACAGCAATGGCCATAAATAGATCAAGAAATGCATACAGAAAGTGAGTGAATCCTGGTTGAAATCCAACCATGTTATACGTGATCGTTGCTGAACCAAGTGACATCACAGCCAAGAACGGAAACGATGCCAAAAAGTTTGAAACTGTAAATACTCCAACTCCATAATGTCCATTCAATCTCTCCCTTCCAAAAATCTGCCTCCATACACAAATGAAAATACATATTAAGATATTATTTAGTCATTTTACGGGCAAAAAGCCCATTCCTTTGGACTTCAGATTGTTTTCTTTAGGAAAACTAGTATCTGGTTCAAAATTTACCTTCATTTCTTCGATAAAAGAAGGGAAGCCTCCGATGGACATGATTGTCATGAAGCCAGTAATGTAACCACCACAAGCTCCACGAGCCAATATTGCACGATAATTGGTTCCAACGTCGAAGAAGACAGTGCCAACACAGAAAGATAAGGCTATATAGATAAATATTCGGAGCCAGTAATATCCCATGTCTCGAGACATGTTTACAAATGATCTATTGGTCAGTGTTATTAGTTGCTTTAACCACCCTGCCCTGCTCCCACATTTTAATCCTTCTGAAAGTCCCTCCTGCATTATATTGAACCATGATTTTGCATTTTGTTTATGATATAGTGAAGCATAATTAAAGGAAGGAGAAAAAGAAATATAACATGGCTTACAATTGATAAGATTTCTCTAATATTAGATTTAGTTCTTGCAGAATACTTGGATTTGTAGTTCTTGACAAGCTTCTCTTTGATATCGGCACAGAGCAGATTTTCCAAAGAATCACCGCACTTGAGAAAATCTTGTCCCTACAAAAAAAAGAAACAGTTTAAGATAAATAATTAACAGCACTTGAAATCATGTCCACAGATGGATGCTACTGAGGGAGAAGGCCTTTTAAATATCAGAAAAAATGAATCTGTGACTAAATGCCACAACTGAAGAAGAAAGTATGGAAGGAAATAAATTCCGTAATGTAGAGTGGTGTTTTACTATCAATCTATCTTGAGCATTTTTCACACGTATCTGATACGATATTTTTGAGACTCCCTCCCTCCTAAATTGTACTAGTATTTTTTTTAGTTGTTCAGGACATTTGCACAGTTCGGTATTGCATTAAAAGTGAACTGATATGAAAGAGGTTGTTGCATACTGTTATTCTCTTGGACCCCCTCAAAGTTTCATTAACAGCATCAAAATCTGAATTGATACACCTAAGAAAGTGATCAGAAGGATTTCTTTTACTAGGACAGGGGAATCCTGCATCTGCAAAAAACTGCAAAAAAAAAAAGGTATCAGAATCAGGAGTAAGTAGTCAAGTTCGCGGATAATAAAGAGTAGATTAATCAAAAATCTATTTCATGCCTCTAGAGCCATCTTTGCTTCTCCAAAGTAGACAGTTTCACCACCAGATAACAGGAAAAGATCATCAAACATTGCAAAAACTTCACTACTTGGTTGGTGAATAGAAGAAATAACAGTACGTCCATCACAAGCAATATTTTTAAGAGTTTGAATCACGAAGAAAGCTGATGCACTGTCGAGGCCAGTTGTTGGTTCATCAAGAAACAAGAGACTAGGGTGTGTCAAGATTTCAAGTGCAATGCTAACCCTCTTCTTTTCTCCTCCACTTATACCTCTCAAATGCCAGTTTCCTATAAGTCGATTTTTGCAATCTTCAAGTCCCATTTCCGAGATTGTTTCTTCAACAATCGTATTCACTTCTTCTTTACTTAGGCATTCAGGCAACCTCAGGTGTGCAGAATAGCTAATAGTTTCTTTTACTGAAAGTGTGCCTAAAAGCATATCTTCTTGCTTAACGTACGACTGAAAGAACAATAtaaaaattattgaattttagagcatttaaaatttaaatataaaaagaAATGACCATGTTAATAAAAATTACTTACAACAAAACCATAATCAAGACTCTTATTTCTCCCATTAAGAACAACATTGCCTGTCATGATAACATTTCCTGAAAGTCTACCTGCAAATTTCAACCACCTTCAGAAGATAAGTTACTTCCATTATCTTCTGCAGATAACTTATTTCCGTTATGTACTGCCTATACTTAAAAAATTGATTCATCAATCATAATTATACAACTACCCTGAGAATCCCCATACTTTATGAAATACAAGATAATTGTTGCTGCAATCTTTTATAATTTGACAATTTTATTATGTCCTTATTTCTAAATTTTACTTTAGTAATGAATAGGCATGTCAGAGAACTGCAAGAGAATTAGAAATCGTGGGATAATTAGTACATATTCGTATTAAATCCCATGACCCTGCCTATCGTGGGGAGGAAGAAGAAGATAGACATTTATCGCTAGGCTATCTACCAATAATCCTCTCTGTGTGCAGTTGAAGATACAAATTTGTTTTGCCGCAATATTTTTTTAAACTAATAATTATGGCGTTTATTTACCTAAAATGAAGGTTAAGACCATTTTTCAAATATCAGTGGAGCATGAACGGCAGAGGGTGAAACCAATATGCATGATTTTATCAGTTTCCGAACAGAGGATAGTTTCTATACATAGAGAAAACACATGAATCTTGTGTTCGCAGTCCAAATTAAGTTGCCCTGAGACCATGATACACATAGAGGTGATCCTGACTGAGTATATGTGGAAAAGATCTCCGCCTAAGGTCCCGTAAACTGATTTTGACTAGGGTACATTATACTTAAAGACTGACCAGTGGGTGATCACCCTGCATGCACATTATACTGCGTTCAGAAAGATTTACAAAATTATTTAGACATATGGATGCGTACATGCATCATGTatcaagagaattcattgttaTCAAATCAGATGTCTGTAGAAAATTTAAGATAAAAATTCATCAAACATCAATATGCATGAACAAAAATCAATGCTTTTACCAATACGCGTGCATGTTATTCTGTGTCTGAAAAACACGTACAAAGACATGCAGCAAAGCTAAAATAAAATGTAGTACCTGCTAAAGAATCAAGAAGGGTCGATTTGCCTGATCCAGAAGGGCCCATAACAGCCATGATCCTACCTGGTCGGGCACATCCGGTAAGCCCACTGAGCAACCTTTTGGTAGCTCCATTACTAGTAAAGTTTGGAAGCACCACGGTCAGATCTTCCCACACTAAGTATGCAGCTTCTGTTTCATCACCTTTATACACAACCTTACCCTTTTCAAGATCAGGTGTAACATTGCTTCTTGCTACCTCGATCTCCATTCCACAGTACTTTACAACTTCGCTTCTCCTAAATAAATATCAAAGTAACATAGAAGTGAAAGTAGTAAGGAAAGAAGGTGCATAGATATCTTTTGCACTCAACTCCTATTTATATCCTCTCTTTTCTATTGATGCCTGATGAGTCCTGGGGGACCTTAGGTTTAAATGACCTCTGTTAACTTACTATTTCGAAATTTCTTATGTTAGTAGGTAATAATTCAAGTAGTGTTCGGAGAGGGTGTCTGTTATGTTACTTGTATATGGTCTTTGGTTTTGGCTGTTTCGATTTTTTTCAGTTTTTGGACAAATTTACTTTGTGTTGGGTTTTTTATAATAAAAGTTCAATTTATTCAGCTCAGTGCCTTATAACAAATACTGTAACATCGGAATCAGCAGTTGTAGAAAAGAATGTGAGATATGAAGGGGGCATGATACTGTTGTCGTGAACAGGATAAACTAAATTATCACAAGAAATAATGCTCTGTTCTTCCTTATTTCTGTAACAGTCATGGAGTGAATGCTGCCATAAAAATTAAATGGATTTTAGGTAGGGAGTTGAGATAAAAAGACCTCTTTCATTAATTTTGTACTGTTTTTGAAGTTTGAACTTACATGACTCTGCATTATTTTACATACCGTGGTCATGTGCAATTCAAATTTATGCTACTGTTTCAGCAACATGTTAAATATAAATCCCTTAGTTTCTGATATCTTTCATTTTAACAGACTCTCCCATCTGTCTAAGTATTACTACAGCCACTCAGTTCTCACATTATCACCTCTCGGTTCTTACATTTTCTGAAATCAAGATGAATATTAGGTTTTTCTTGAATTAAAGATTGTGTCAACTTCCACTACATAAAATTCCTGCATTAACTGACAAGATATTCCGTCAACAAAAGCTACATTATGTCGGAAAATGATCAATCCAACAGGATCACAGGACAATAAGTCTGACGGGATCACAGGACGATTTGTGAAAACTGGGAGAACTAGAAGAACTACTCTGGGAAAGAAATTTAACAATTGTTTGAAACTTAAATTAATTAACAACGTACACAAACCTATTTACCTTTAAATATAACATGTATTTTCTTTTCATGATGTAACACAATTCTGATCATATAATTCTGTAGTACTGCAGAAGTACAATGAGCCAGTGAAATTTAACAGAATACCAAAGTTTATCGACTCAGTTCTATTAGTATACCTATATTACTTGGACTCCGGCTAAAAGTGTCCGACATTGACACGTGTCTAAGTATCAGACTCGGCAACTTTTTGAAAACTATACATGTTTTTGACCTAAAATAAGTGTCCGAGTCCTAGTATCCATATCCAAGTGTCGAGTGTGTGACACGGGTACTCGAAGGTAAAATGAAATGTCTGAGTAACATTGTAGTACACAGCCAAATTTTCAAGTTTCATGACTTCTTCTGCAGTTCTTTGATTAGGCCATAGGAGAACTAAGCCCCTCTTGGGAAGACAACGAATGAAGATTAGAATACCTCTTCGAAATAATGGAAGGTTTTCTCTTGAATGAAGGCCTTTGGTTGAGTCGATACAGACTTCTTTTAGCATAAAGAGTTCGTAAATAAGGTCCAGCTCTTTCGTTTACTTTCAGAATGACAAAGAAGGTAACTCTATAAGCTATGAGAATGGCGTATACAGCAAACAAATCCCACCATTTTGAATGATCAAGTGACAGACCGTACATCGTGGTAATAACATCTTCACCAGATATTTGTGGATCACCGGGTATTAGAGGATCAAACATGAGCCCCAGAATGTCGTTTTTGTATGCCCCCTGCATTTATAGAGGGTTCAGGCTTATGTCAATATTTAAAATGATAATGTAGTATAATATCTATgttataaatataaaattgataATTCGGGGAAGTGATATTTCCAGCGCTGAATTTATAAGAGCAAGTACGAGGTTGAAGCATGCAGTTAAAACATGAATTACAAACATGTTGCTGGATGATCACTTTGTAGCCCTTGATATATTAAGTTCTTTTATTAATCTGATGTCAACTTATATTTACTAGTAATTTCTTTACAGAACTTTTTAAATCCTTTAATTCATCTAATTGTATTCTCCATAAAAGTAACTAAATACTATTGAAATTAGTACCTGTAGTGACCATGACCCATAGCTTATGTATGATATAGGGTACCGCCAAATAACCTTTGGAAGGTCAGGAAGCAAGCGAAAGAATCCAGATGTCATCATCATGATTCCCTGCATAATAATTGGTCGATTATG is a window from the Apium graveolens cultivar Ventura chromosome 1, ASM990537v1, whole genome shotgun sequence genome containing:
- the LOC141708386 gene encoding ABC transporter G family member 15-like, translated to MEIEVARSNVTPDLEKGKVVYKGDETEAAYLVWEDLTVVLPNFTSNGATKRLLSGLTGCARPGRIMAVMGPSGSGKSTLLDSLAGRLSGNVIMTGNVVLNGRNKSLDYGFVSYVKQEDMLLGTLSVKETISYSAHLRLPECLSKEEVNTIVEETISEMGLEDCKNRLIGNWHLRGISGGEKKRVSIALEILTHPSLLFLDEPTTGLDSASAFFVIQTLKNIACDGRTVISSIHQPSSEVFAMFDDLFLLSGGETVYFGEAKMALEFFADAGFPCPSKRNPSDHFLRCINSDFDAVNETLRGSKRITGQDFLKCGDSLENLLCADIKEKLVKNYKSKYSARTKSNIREILSIEGLSEGLKCGSRAGWLKQLITLTNRSFVNMSRDMGYYWLRIFIYIALSFCVGTVFFDVGTNYRAILARGACGGYITGFMTIMSIGGFPSFIEEMKIFGRERLNGHYGVGVFTVSNFLASFPFLAVMSLGSATITYNMVGFQPGFTHFLYAFLDLFMAIAVVESYMMIVASLVPNFLMGIIAGAGLIGIMMMDAGFFRLMPDLPVLFWQYPISYINYMAWALQGAFKNDMIGLEFEPSEPGEPKLKGENILKSMLGVSLKHSKWWDLAVVVGMLILCRLLFFAILKFKESVLPMLRKLYANNRIEHLHKRASFRKTQTFPSLRHQALHSLSSQEGLNSPLH